The Larus michahellis chromosome 2, bLarMic1.1, whole genome shotgun sequence genome window below encodes:
- the ANXA13 gene encoding annexin A13, whose product MGGSHSTNKHHHHGFDADRDAKKIHSACKGAGTDEKKIIEVLSSRTAEQRQQIKQKYKALYSKDLEDDLKGDLSGNFEKAVLALMDLPCEYEARELRKAMKGAGTDESLLIEILCTRNNKEIVNIKEAYKRLFDRDLESDVKSDTSGSLKKVLVTVLEASRDETQQVNADLAEQDATDLYKAGEGRWGTEELAFNVVLAKRSYSQLRATFQAYEKVCGKDIEESIKSETSGDLEKAYLTLVSCAKDCPGYFATLLHKSMKGAGTDEETLIRILVTRAESDLPAIKEKFQQMYKKSLAEAVRSDTSGDFRKLLLALLH is encoded by the exons TCAACCAATAAACACCATCATCACGGGTTTGATGCAGACCGAGATGCCAAGAAAATACATAGTGCCTGCAAAGGAGCGG GAACcgatgaaaagaaaattattgaagTGTTGTCAAGTCGAACAGCGGAGCAGAGAcagcaaataaaacagaagtaCAAGGCTCTGTATAGCaag GATTTGGAAGACGACCTGAAGGGAGACCTGAGCGGGAATTTCGAAAAGGCTGTGCTGGCTCTGATGGACCTGCCCTGCGAGTATGAGGCCCGAGAGCTTCGGAAGGCAATGAAGGGCGCTGGGACAGATGAGTCGCTGCTGATCGAGATTCTCTGCACACGAAACAATAAG GAAATTGTAAACATAAAGGAGGCATACAAACGGC tctTTGATAGGGATCTAGAGTCTGATGTTAAAAGTGACACAAGTGGCTCCCTGAAGAAGGTATTAGTCACTGTGCTAGAG GCAAGCCGAGATGAGACCCAACAGGTCAATGCAGATCTCGCTGAGCAAGATGCCACAGATCTGTATAAA GCAGGAGAAGGCCGGtggggcacagaggagctggcTTTCAATGTGGTCTTAGCAAAGAGAAGCTATAGTCAGCTGAGAGCTACTTTTCAAGCCTACGAAAAG GTGTGTGGGAAGGACATAGAAGAATCCATTAAAAGTGAAACATCTGGAGATCTGGAGAAGGCTTATCTCAcccttg TCAGCTGTGCCAAAGACTGCCCAGGTTACTTCGCTACACTTCTGCACAAGTCAATGAAAGGAGCCGGGACTGACGAAGAGACCTTGATTCGCATCCTTGTGACCAGGGCCGAG AGCGACCTGCCAGCAATAAAGGAGAAGTTCCAGCAAATGTACAAGAAGTCGTTAGCTGAAGCTGTCCGGTCTGATACCTCTGGGGACTTCAGAAAGttgctgctggctcttttgcACTAA
- the KLHL38 gene encoding kelch-like protein 38 has translation MEEGSTEEFLFKDQDFSSELLRQLNALRQSGMLTDVTLCSGGFEIPCHRNVLASSSPYFKAMFCNDFRESRQAKVILKGIDAEILDQLILYVYTGEILISTENVPRLLETASMLQYTKLFEACSAYLQDKLTPDNCLSMIRLAKVLNCQSLNKKAKAMALKCFPEVASSEDLKDLCPLELIDYLGDDELCGEEEQVFETLMVWIRHDLQARQGYIQELFKKVRLQYVHPTFLFHFIANDSLVQSSPTCRSILESARRQMFSLYSTNAPDIKPMLHVPRRYSNQEFLIIIGGRKDSQQTTRDVLLYDDKTNQWLSLAKLPMRLYKASAVSLHSNIYVLGGMPVSNKKNPVSDNIYIYSLKLNQWRLAEHMLVPRYSHRSLAYKNYILSFGGIGENQEILNSVERYDSVYNTCESMAKMPVAVLHPAVAAKDQRVYLFGGEDIMQNPVRLIQVYHVSRNTWFRMETRVVKNVCAPAVLIGDQIIIVGGYTRRIIAYDTKGNKFVKCADMKDRRMHHGATVIKNKLYVTGGRCLTADNVIEDLDSLDCYDPETNTWTPKGKLPHKLFDHGCLTLQCVPCSNLL, from the exons ATGGAGGAGGGATCCACTGAGGAGTTTCTCTTCAAAGACCAGGACTTCTCCTCTGAACTGTTGAGGCAGCTGAACGCTCTGCGGCAGAGCGGGATGCTGACTGATGTTACCCTCTGCTCTGGGGGCTTCGAAATCCCCTGCCACCGAAACGTGCTGGCTTCCAGCAGCCCATACTTCAAGGCGATGTTCTGCAATGACTTCAGAGAGAGTCGTCAGGCTAAAGTCATCCTGAAGGGCATCGATGCTGAGATTTTGGATCAGCTTATCCTTTACGTTTACACTGGGGAGATTCTTATATCCACTGAGAATGTCCCGCGCCTGTTGGAGACGGCCTCCATGCTGCAGTACACTAAGCTGTTCGAGGCCTGCTCTGCCTACCTCCAAGACAAGCTGACTCCTGACAACTGTCTGAGCATGATCAGACTGGCCAAAGTCTTGAACTGCCAAAGCCTGAATAAGAAAGCCAAGGCTATGGCTTTGAAATGCTTTCCTGAGGTGGCCTCTTCTGAGGACCTGAAGGACCTTTGTCCCTTGGAGCTCATTGATTACCTTGGGGACGATGAGCTCtgcggggaggaggagcaggtctTTGAGACACTAATGGTCTGGATCCGGCATGACCTTCAGGCAAGACAAGGCTACATCCAAGAGTTGTTCAAGAAAGTCCGGCTTCAGTACGTCCATCCAACTTTCCTCTTCCACTTCATCGCCAATGACTCCCTTGTTCAGTCCTCACCTACTTGCAGGAGCATCCTTGAGTCAGCCCGGAGACAAATGTTTTCCTTGTACAGCACCAACGCACCTGACATCAAGCCCATGCTGCATGTTCCTCGCAGGTACTCCAACCAAGAGTTCCTCATCATCATTGGTGGCAGGAAGGACAGCCAGCAGACGACGAGGGACGTCCTGCTTTATGATGACAAGACGAACCAATGGCTAAGCCTGGCCAAACTTCCCATGCGCCTGTACAAAGCCTCTGCAGTGAGCTTACACAGCAATATTTATGTGCTCGGAGGGATGCCCGTTAGCAATAAGAAAAACCCAGTCAGTGATAATATTTACATTTACTCCCTCAAACTCAATCAGTGGAGGTTGGCTGAGCACATGTTAGTTCCACGTTACTCCCACAGAAGCTTGgcatataaaaattatattttatcgTTCGGTGGAATTGGTGAAAACCAGGAAATCCTTAATTCTGTGGAAAGATATGATAGCGTCTACAACACCTGTGAGAGCATGGCAAAGATGCCTGTTGCCGTCCTTCACCCTGCTGTGGCTGCCAAAGATCAGAGGGTCTACCTCTTTGGGGGAGAAGACATTATGCAAAACCCTGTCCGGCTGATCCAG GTTTACCATGTCTCCAGGAATACTTGGTTTCGGATGGAGACCAGAGTGGTGAAGAATGTCTGTGCACCAGCTGTCTTGATTGGAGACCAGATTATCATCGTAGGTG GGTACACCCGGAGAATAATCGCTTATGATACAAAAGGCAACAAGTTTGTTAAATGTGCAGACATGAAGGACAGACGAATGCATCACGGGGCCACTGTCATCAAGAACAAGTTGTATGTGACAGGAGGACGATGTCTCACCGCGGACAATGTTATTGAGGACTTGGATTCCTTGGACTGCTATGACCCAGAGACCAACACATGGACACCAAAGGGAAAACTGCCACACAAACTCTTTGACCATGGGTGCCTTACACTCCAGTGTGTCCCCTGTTCTAACCTTCTCTAA